A region of Plantactinospora sp. BC1 DNA encodes the following proteins:
- a CDS encoding ABC transporter ATP-binding protein, producing the protein MSTTTAGAVPERAESAWGTFRRGLALSPELRTGLAGTLALALVSMVGRAAVPVAIQQGIDRGLRAPGGPDIGVVGIVVAATAAVLVVTTICGYLMMRRLFTVSETALAGVRVRAFRHVHDLSTLHQQAERRGSLVSRVTSDVDQITQFLQWGGVILLINLGQVVVTTVVMAVYSWQLTLVVFAAFVPAVAVIRVFQKRLAAAYGVVRQRLGAMLAAVSESVVGAPVIRAYGVSGRTAERLDRTIEAQRRAQQRAIRTSVISFSTGEIAAGLALAGVVVLGVKLGVDGSLGIGELTAFLFLVTLFIQPVQIATEVLNEAQNAVAGWRRVLDVLDVAPDVADPGEQGVDLPAGPIDIRFADVEYHYPGGPPVLVDVNVDIPAKTRVAVVGETGSGKTTFAKLLTRLMDPSGGAVLLSGVRLDRVRFGSLRSRVVMVPQDGFLFDSTVAENVRFGRPELTDEELASAFTELGLGDWVEGLPLGLATPVGERGEALSVGERQLVALARAYVADPDLLVLDEATSAVDPATEVRLQRTLDAVTRGRTTVAIAHRLSTAQAADEVIVVDRGRIVQRGPHEELVSDPQSVYGLLYASWLEQTR; encoded by the coding sequence GTGAGTACGACCACGGCCGGGGCGGTACCGGAGCGGGCGGAGAGCGCCTGGGGGACCTTTCGGCGAGGGCTGGCGCTCTCCCCGGAACTGCGTACCGGACTCGCCGGCACCCTCGCGCTGGCCCTGGTCTCGATGGTCGGCCGGGCCGCCGTGCCGGTGGCGATCCAGCAGGGCATCGACCGGGGGCTGCGCGCACCGGGCGGGCCGGACATCGGGGTGGTCGGCATCGTGGTCGCGGCGACCGCGGCGGTGCTGGTGGTGACCACCATCTGCGGCTATCTGATGATGCGCCGGCTCTTCACGGTCAGCGAGACGGCGCTGGCCGGGGTGCGGGTGCGGGCCTTCCGGCACGTGCACGACCTGTCGACGCTGCACCAGCAGGCGGAGCGGCGCGGCTCGCTGGTCTCCCGGGTCACCAGCGACGTGGACCAGATCACCCAGTTCCTCCAGTGGGGCGGGGTGATCCTCCTGATCAACCTCGGTCAGGTGGTGGTGACCACGGTGGTGATGGCGGTCTACTCCTGGCAGTTGACCCTGGTGGTGTTCGCCGCGTTCGTCCCCGCCGTGGCGGTGATCCGGGTCTTCCAGAAGCGGCTCGCCGCCGCGTACGGGGTGGTCCGGCAGCGGCTCGGCGCGATGCTGGCGGCGGTCTCGGAGAGCGTGGTGGGCGCGCCGGTGATCCGGGCGTACGGGGTCTCCGGCCGGACGGCCGAGCGGCTGGACCGGACCATCGAGGCGCAGCGCCGGGCACAGCAGCGGGCGATCCGGACCAGCGTGATCAGCTTCTCGACCGGCGAGATCGCCGCCGGGCTGGCCCTGGCCGGGGTGGTGGTGCTCGGCGTCAAGCTGGGTGTCGACGGTTCGCTCGGCATCGGCGAGCTGACCGCCTTCCTCTTCCTGGTCACCCTCTTCATCCAGCCGGTGCAGATCGCCACCGAGGTGCTCAACGAGGCGCAGAACGCGGTGGCGGGCTGGCGGCGGGTGCTGGACGTACTCGACGTGGCGCCGGACGTGGCGGACCCGGGGGAGCAGGGCGTCGACCTGCCGGCCGGGCCGATCGACATCCGCTTCGCCGACGTCGAATACCACTATCCGGGCGGCCCGCCGGTGCTGGTCGACGTCAACGTGGACATCCCGGCCAAGACCCGGGTGGCGGTGGTCGGCGAGACCGGCAGCGGCAAGACCACCTTCGCGAAGCTGCTGACCCGGCTGATGGACCCGTCCGGCGGGGCGGTGCTGCTCTCCGGGGTGCGGCTGGACCGGGTCCGGTTCGGTTCGCTGCGCTCCCGGGTGGTGATGGTGCCGCAGGACGGCTTCCTCTTCGACTCCACGGTGGCGGAGAACGTCCGGTTTGGCCGGCCGGAGCTGACCGACGAGGAGCTGGCGTCGGCCTTCACCGAACTCGGTCTCGGCGACTGGGTGGAGGGGCTGCCGCTCGGGCTGGCGACGCCGGTGGGTGAGCGCGGCGAGGCACTCAGTGTGGGCGAGCGGCAGTTGGTCGCGCTGGCCCGGGCGTACGTGGCCGACCCGGACCTGCTGGTGCTGGACGAGGCGACCAGCGCGGTCGACCCGGCCACCGAGGTACGCCTGCAACGCACCCTGGACGCGGTGACCCGGGGCCGGACCACGGTGGCGATCGCGCACCGGCTCTCCACCGCGCAGGCCGCCGACGAGGTGATCGTGGTGGACCGGGGCCGGATCGTGCAGCGGGGTCCGCACGAGGAGCTGGTCAGCGACCCGCAGTCGGTCTACGGCCTGCTCTATGCCTCCTGGTTGGAGCAGACCCGGTAG
- a CDS encoding ABC transporter ATP-binding protein: protein METAIEVRDLVVTRGKRQVLHGIGCTVPRGSVTGLLGPSGSGKTTLLRAIVGVQIVSGGTVTVLGEPAGARGLRRRLGYLTQAPSVYPDLTVRENTRYFGRLHGVGRSDADRAIADVGLADAADQLVGTLSGGQRSRASLACALVGRPEVVILDEPTVGQDPVLRAELWQRFHAMAAEGTTLLVSSHVMDEAARCDRLLLIREGRLIADDTVPAVRAAAGTDDLEEAFLRLIRANELADGDRLAGSGDRRAGR from the coding sequence ATGGAGACCGCGATCGAGGTCCGCGACCTCGTCGTGACGCGCGGGAAACGGCAGGTCCTGCACGGGATCGGCTGCACCGTCCCGCGCGGGAGCGTCACCGGGCTACTCGGCCCGAGCGGCAGCGGCAAGACCACGCTGTTGCGGGCCATCGTCGGCGTGCAGATCGTGTCCGGCGGCACCGTCACCGTGCTCGGCGAGCCGGCCGGAGCCCGTGGCCTGCGGCGACGCCTCGGATATCTGACCCAGGCACCGAGCGTCTATCCGGACCTGACCGTCCGGGAGAACACCCGCTACTTCGGCCGGCTGCACGGCGTCGGCCGGTCCGACGCCGACCGGGCGATCGCCGACGTCGGCCTGGCCGACGCGGCCGACCAGCTCGTCGGCACCCTCTCCGGCGGCCAGCGCAGCCGGGCCTCGCTGGCCTGTGCCCTGGTCGGCCGCCCCGAGGTGGTGATCCTCGACGAGCCGACGGTCGGGCAGGACCCGGTGCTCCGGGCCGAGCTGTGGCAGCGGTTCCACGCTATGGCCGCCGAGGGGACCACGCTGCTGGTCTCCAGTCACGTGATGGACGAGGCGGCCCGGTGCGACCGGCTGCTGCTGATCCGGGAGGGCCGGCTGATCGCCGACGACACCGTCCCGGCGGTACGCGCGGCGGCCGGCACCGACGACCTGGAGGAGGCGTTCCTGCGGCTGATCAGGGCGAACGAGCTGGCCGACGGGGACCGGTTGGCCGGCAGCGGCGATCGGAGGGCGGGACGGTGA
- a CDS encoding TetR family transcriptional regulator — translation MARRSGRRPGNPDTRESILRAAREAFAERGFDHTSIRAIATAAGVDPALVHHYFGTKDQLFLATIDIPFDPQELLPQIAAGGLDGIGERLVRTFLRVWDSPAGTAGVALFRSAMNNEWTARLLREFLETQVLRRATGLLEIDPAEAPLRSSLVATQMAGMVIVRYILRLEPLASAPPDVVVAAVGPTIQRYLTGDVTRLTARPADPGSPGGPRPGTPGGTRQDG, via the coding sequence ATGGCACGACGGAGCGGACGGCGACCGGGCAACCCCGACACCCGGGAGAGCATCCTGAGAGCCGCCCGGGAGGCGTTCGCCGAACGCGGTTTCGACCACACCTCGATCCGGGCCATCGCGACCGCCGCCGGAGTCGACCCGGCGCTGGTCCACCACTACTTCGGCACCAAGGACCAGCTCTTCCTCGCCACCATCGACATCCCGTTCGACCCGCAGGAGCTGCTGCCGCAGATCGCCGCCGGTGGGCTCGACGGGATCGGCGAACGGCTGGTCCGGACGTTCCTGCGGGTCTGGGACTCCCCCGCCGGCACCGCCGGGGTCGCGCTGTTCCGGTCCGCGATGAACAACGAGTGGACCGCCCGGCTGCTCCGGGAGTTCCTGGAGACCCAGGTGCTGCGCCGGGCGACCGGGCTGCTCGAGATCGACCCGGCCGAGGCACCGCTGCGCTCGTCGCTGGTCGCCACCCAGATGGCCGGCATGGTCATCGTCCGGTACATCCTGCGGCTGGAGCCGCTCGCCTCGGCGCCGCCGGACGTCGTGGTCGCGGCGGTGGGGCCGACCATCCAGCGTTATCTGACCGGGGACGTCACCCGGCTCACCGCCCGGCCGGCGGATCCCGGCTCGCCGGGCGGACCGCGCCCCGGCACGCCGGGCGGGACGCGGCAGGACGGCTGA
- a CDS encoding ABC transporter permease, with protein MNLRILAVTTGRILRQLRHDRRTVAMLLVVPVVLLTLLYHMFGDQPAPPGQPAVFDRIALVMLGVFPFVIMFLVTSIAMLRERTSGTLERLLTTPLGKLDLLFGYGLAFGLAAAVQAGVAAGAAYWLFDLSTAGNPGLVVLIAVVNAVLGVALGLFCSAFAQTEFQAVQFMPVVVIPQILLCGLFVARDQMAGWLQVISDALPLSYAVEALQEVGAHAEPTGTMWRDVAVVAAAVVVALVLAAATLRRRTG; from the coding sequence GTGAACCTGCGGATCCTCGCCGTCACCACCGGTCGCATCCTGCGCCAACTGCGACACGACCGGCGTACCGTGGCGATGCTGCTGGTGGTGCCGGTGGTGCTGCTCACCCTGCTCTACCACATGTTCGGCGACCAGCCGGCGCCGCCGGGACAGCCGGCCGTCTTCGACCGGATCGCCCTGGTCATGCTCGGCGTCTTCCCGTTCGTGATCATGTTCCTGGTCACCAGCATCGCCATGTTGCGCGAGCGCACCTCCGGCACGCTGGAACGGCTGCTCACCACCCCGCTGGGCAAACTCGACCTGCTCTTCGGCTACGGCCTCGCGTTCGGACTGGCCGCCGCGGTCCAGGCCGGTGTCGCGGCCGGCGCGGCGTACTGGCTCTTCGACCTCTCCACCGCCGGCAACCCCGGGCTGGTGGTGCTGATCGCGGTGGTCAACGCCGTACTCGGGGTCGCGCTGGGGCTCTTCTGCAGCGCCTTCGCCCAGACCGAGTTCCAGGCCGTACAGTTCATGCCGGTCGTGGTGATCCCGCAGATCCTGCTCTGCGGCCTGTTCGTCGCCCGCGACCAGATGGCCGGCTGGCTACAGGTGATCAGCGACGCGCTGCCCCTGTCGTACGCGGTCGAGGCGCTACAGGAGGTCGGCGCGCACGCCGAGCCGACCGGCACGATGTGGCGGGACGTGGCGGTGGTGGCCGCGGCGGTGGTGGTCGCTCTGGTGCTCGCGGCGGCCACGCTTCGGCGGCGTACCGGCTGA
- the hisI gene encoding phosphoribosyl-AMP cyclohydrolase encodes MPVPDLSPATAPGPARGGPARPSALDPAIATRLRRNPDGLVTAVVRAHDTGDVLMVAWMDDEALHRTLTTGRATYWSRSRREYWVKGDTSGHHQYVRSVALDCDGDALLVSVDQVGAACHTGSWTCFSDELPVTGATSAGPAT; translated from the coding sequence ATGCCCGTACCCGATCTCTCCCCGGCGACCGCGCCCGGGCCGGCGCGCGGCGGCCCCGCGCGACCCTCGGCCCTCGACCCGGCGATCGCCACGCGCCTGCGCCGCAACCCCGACGGACTGGTCACCGCCGTGGTCCGGGCGCACGACACCGGCGACGTGCTGATGGTCGCCTGGATGGACGACGAGGCGCTGCACCGCACCCTCACCACCGGTCGGGCCACCTACTGGTCGCGCAGCCGGCGGGAATACTGGGTCAAGGGCGACACCTCCGGCCACCACCAGTACGTCCGCTCCGTGGCGCTGGACTGCGACGGCGACGCCCTGCTGGTCAGCGTCGACCAGGTCGGTGCGGCCTGCCACACCGGAAGCTGGACCTGCTTCTCCGACGAACTGCCGGTCACCGGGGCGACCTCCGCCGGACCGGCGACATGA
- a CDS encoding DUF2470 domain-containing protein: protein MQPSSAEVARTLAAGRLAGTAQVAYRPGPHQVRHATDPSGRILLLVSIVSDLAAALRPGRSGRGTALVLDVRDLPPAAGAPPLGRVWISGWPEPLTGVEARQAAIDFAEVVPTGDLLDVGRGFTLHRFEPAEIRLERAGTVRHVEPAEYAAAEPDPLHPLERDLLADLADHHGPEIAAFLRRQLGDLVPPGGADEPPPRVVRLDRYGMVVALGGRATRCRARLAFPRPLTGQAELAELLHPVLCRRRHQAQRPDREWPLGSTPGQVWSDR, encoded by the coding sequence ATGCAGCCCAGCTCCGCGGAGGTGGCCCGTACCCTGGCCGCCGGTCGGCTCGCCGGCACCGCCCAGGTCGCCTACCGGCCCGGACCGCACCAGGTCCGGCACGCCACCGACCCGTCCGGCCGGATCCTGCTGCTCGTCTCGATCGTCAGCGACCTGGCCGCCGCACTCCGGCCCGGCAGGAGCGGCCGGGGCACCGCACTGGTGCTCGACGTCCGCGACCTGCCGCCGGCCGCCGGGGCGCCCCCGCTCGGCCGGGTCTGGATCTCCGGCTGGCCGGAGCCGCTGACCGGGGTCGAGGCGCGGCAGGCCGCCATCGACTTCGCCGAGGTGGTGCCGACCGGAGACCTGCTGGACGTCGGCCGGGGCTTCACGCTGCACCGGTTCGAGCCGGCCGAGATCCGGCTCGAACGTGCCGGCACCGTGCGACACGTCGAGCCGGCCGAGTACGCCGCCGCCGAGCCGGACCCGCTGCACCCGCTGGAACGGGACCTCCTCGCCGACCTCGCGGACCACCACGGGCCGGAGATCGCCGCCTTCCTCCGGCGCCAGCTCGGCGACCTCGTACCGCCGGGCGGGGCGGACGAGCCGCCGCCCCGGGTGGTCCGGCTCGACCGGTACGGCATGGTGGTGGCCCTCGGCGGACGCGCTACCCGCTGCCGGGCCCGGCTCGCCTTCCCCCGCCCGCTGACCGGCCAGGCGGAGCTGGCCGAGCTGCTGCATCCCGTGCTCTGCCGGCGGCGGCACCAGGCGCAGCGCCCGGACCGGGAGTGGCCGCTCGGCAGCACCCCCGGCCAGGTCTGGTCCGACCGCTAG
- a CDS encoding aldo/keto reductase: protein MHKRRIGAIGPEVSAIGLGCMGMSMAYGTRDDEESTRTLHRALDLGINHLDTADMYGRGHNEELLGPVLRKRRDEVFLATKFGNRFTGEGSTTASPGAYVDSSGAWAHQACDASLARLGVDTIDLYYLHRRNPETPIEETVGAMAELVVDGKVRFIGLSEVSPATLRAAHAVHPVAAVQMEYSLFSRDVEQEMLATCRDLGVALVAYSPMGRGLLTGTINSREQLGAEDFRSRAPRFAEENLDTNLELVDRVRAVAAEIGCTPAQAALAWLLAQGDDILPIPGTKRVGYLEENAAAVDLRLTGEQVAQLSAAIPVGAAAGERYPEQSMRFIGR, encoded by the coding sequence ATGCACAAGCGCAGGATCGGTGCCATCGGACCGGAGGTCTCGGCCATCGGGCTCGGCTGTATGGGGATGAGCATGGCGTACGGGACCCGGGACGACGAGGAGTCGACCCGGACCCTGCACCGGGCCCTCGACCTCGGGATCAACCACCTGGACACCGCCGACATGTACGGGCGGGGGCACAACGAGGAACTGCTCGGCCCGGTGCTGCGCAAGCGCCGCGACGAGGTGTTCCTGGCCACCAAGTTCGGCAACCGGTTCACCGGCGAGGGGAGCACCACCGCCTCCCCGGGGGCGTACGTCGACAGCTCCGGGGCGTGGGCCCACCAGGCGTGCGACGCCTCGCTGGCCCGGCTCGGTGTCGACACCATCGACCTCTACTACCTGCACCGGCGCAACCCGGAGACCCCGATCGAGGAGACCGTCGGGGCGATGGCCGAGCTGGTGGTGGACGGCAAGGTGCGGTTCATCGGGCTCTCCGAGGTGAGCCCGGCGACGCTGCGGGCCGCGCACGCCGTGCATCCGGTGGCGGCGGTGCAGATGGAGTACTCGCTGTTCAGCCGGGACGTCGAGCAGGAGATGCTGGCGACCTGCCGGGACCTCGGCGTGGCGTTGGTGGCGTACTCGCCGATGGGCCGGGGGCTGCTGACCGGGACGATCAACAGCCGGGAACAGCTCGGTGCCGAGGACTTCCGCAGCCGGGCGCCCCGGTTCGCCGAGGAGAACCTCGACACCAACCTGGAACTGGTCGACCGGGTCCGGGCGGTGGCCGCCGAGATCGGCTGTACGCCGGCCCAGGCGGCACTGGCCTGGCTGCTCGCCCAGGGCGACGACATCCTGCCGATCCCCGGCACCAAGCGGGTCGGTTACCTGGAGGAGAACGCCGCCGCCGTCGACCTGCGGCTCACCGGCGAGCAGGTGGCCCAGCTCTCCGCCGCGATACCGGTCGGGGCGGCGGCCGGCGAGCGCTATCCGGAGCAGTCAATGCGATTTATCGGCAGATAA